The Eptesicus fuscus isolate TK198812 chromosome 20, DD_ASM_mEF_20220401, whole genome shotgun sequence genome contains the following window.
gccgggcaggggcagctgGAGCTGGGGTTTCTTCCTTCCGGAGCAGCGGCCCTTTGTGGGCAGCCCTGACCCCTCCCTGGCTCTCCACCGACTCTCTCAAACGGCAGCCCAGGGCCGGCCGGTGGCTGTGCTGACCGCAGGGTCATCCTGGTACGTCCGGCTCCCGAGTTCGATCGCAGGGCACGGACAAGAACCAACCCGTGCGTAAGTGGAACAGCAAGTCCATGTTCcgctctctctcaagtcaatcaaCAAACTTAaaccttttaaattaaatgacAGCCCCCGGATAGCTGGAGAGGGAGAagcacggaccggctgcctcctgcacgagctcgGGCCGGGAATCCGGCCGCAGCCCTTTGGAGCATGAGCCCCCGCCTGGGACAACACAGCCTTCTCACGGGATCCGAACCTCGGCGTCTCGGTCAAATCCTGCCACTTTTGGGGGCACAAGGGTTGTGGCAGCTAGGCCCACCCGCCCCTCGGGGTATCTGGTCTCCCTGTCCTGCTGCAGAACTTCCCGCGTGTCTGTTTGAAAAAGAAAACGaggcccggcccgcgtggctcagtgggtgagtgtcaacccaggagccaggaggtcacagctccattcccggtcggggcacaggcctgggctgcgggctcgatcccctgtgcggggcgtgcaggaggcagccgatcagtgatcctctctcatcattgatgtttctctctctctccctcttcctctctgacaacAAGAacagacactacaaagaaaaaagctAAACGGCAGTCCCTCTGACGGGGCGCTGGCTCCCTGTGGAAGGACCCGGACACGGAGGGAAGACACAGGACGGACGCAGCGCCAGGCGGCTCAGCCCGCAGCCCCTGTCCAGGTGCCCTCGTTCTGTGACGGCCCCGAGGGAAGGGCAGGCTCCACCCCACCGCCCCTCGTGGGAAGGCGCGTCCCTAGCAGGAGAGCAGGCGGCAGAGGGGAGCTGAGCCCAAGAGGACTGGTCAGCCTTACCTCCAGCAGGCGGGGGGTCGGCGGCGGCCAGCACCAGGAGCACGGGGAGCAGAGGCAGCCCGGGGGCCACGCTCCCTGCCATCCTGCCAccggcccaggggcaggggcaaggcAGGGCCCcacgggcagcagcagcagcgactCTCCCAGTCCAAGACCCAGCTGTGTGCCAGCGCCTGGGAGGTGCTGCCCCCAAGCCCGATGAAAGGTCACTtcctgggtgggcggggcgggtggggcggGAGGCCGGCAGCgaggggggaggtggtggggccTCGGAGGGCTTCTTGGAGGCAGGTCCCTGGATGAACAGGAACCTGAGGCCCAGGCTGGGCGGGTGGGCCCCGCTCCCCCATGTCCTGCCGAGTGCCCTTGGGGTGGCAGGCTGTCCTGGCCCCTCCCCGGCTGCATCTCCTCGGGGCACATCAGGGCAATGGAGACAgcggggagggggcccagggccaggaggaggggcccctggttggggtggggtcaggctcctgcagccctggtcctctGGGCCATCTTCTAGGAGGACCTCACTCATCCTAGAGACCTGGGCTCTTGCAGTCAccgcgggggggggtgggggtgggggcaggctggctgtcccgcagggaaggcctgggaacACAGACCCAGCGGGAGGCGGGCCACCCACGGACCCAGACGCAGCTCTTTCCACGTGTCCGGCCGGGTGTGCGGCCCCCCACCCACCGTCACCTCAAGAGTAaaatgacttttttgttgttttgctttttgttgttaatcctcacccaaggatacttttccattgatttttagagagagagggaggaaggggggagggggagagaaacgtcgatgtgagagagacacatggattggttgcctcctgcatgtgccccgaccaggcccGGACCAGACCTGCACCCCAGGGACACgcccgtgcccttgaccaggaagcaAACCCGAGACCCAAACCGGAGACCCTTGGGTCAGCAACCGATGCTCTAGCCGCTGAGAAAACCGGCCGGGGCTCAGGGTGACCTTTGACTTCCCGAAATGCAGCCATGCTTTGGCCGATGGAAAAGCGTAACTTCCTGTGGCCCCAGAGCAGGGGCCTGGGTGCCCTGcccggtgcctgcagccagccatgccccccgcgGCGGCACAACCAGGCCCTGCAGTGGCCGAACCTATCTTAGCCCCCGGGGGTTCTGGGCCCTGGCGCCTGGGAAGCCGCGGGGAACAGGGTCCCATCACCGTGGGGAGGAGCCGCCGGGATGTCCAGAGCCTGCCTCCCTGATGCCTGAGAGGGTGAGACTCTCCGGCACAAAGCTTTtacgcattttttttttttttaggttttacggattttttcatttacaaaatgtGTATGTCCCTGATCACTGGACGGTTCGCCCATCATGTTATTTTATTCGCTTCAAGAGTTGGCGttagggcccagctggtgtggctcaggggctgagcggtGACCGGTGAACCAGAAGGCAGggctggattccaggtcagggcacaggcccgggctgcaggctccaacccagtggggggtgtgcaggaggcagtcaatccatgagtccctctcattgttgatgtttctctctctctctctccctctcccttcctctctgaaatcaataaaaatatattttttagaaagttaGCCTTAGGGATGAGGCACTAGATACACTACTTGTAGTTAAAGCTCTGATGTACTCAGTAAAGATGGACTCTGTTCAGTggcatggtggtggtgatgaaggCGTGTGGCAGTGGttttggggtggggaagggccagCGGACAgggccgcggggggcggggggaggagcggggggggggggcacagctaAGGCCCGCAGTGCCCTGCCCACCTCTTTCCAGAGGAACGTGTGCCCCCTCGTGGTGGAGGTGGGCACACAGCATCTTGGGCCTCTAACCGCCCCACCTTGGCCTAGCCACTGCAGGCAGGAGGGTCCCCAAAACTTATTCTTGGTCAGAGTCAAGCAAAGAGTAGGCCCAAGATCAACTACAGACCAAACCTGGAGCATGCTGGAGGCACAGCTGGTCCCCaggagccccctccctgcctgggaaggaggggtgcagaggggctGGTCCCCTTAGGGCAAGGGCTCTGGAGCTTAAGATGTTCACGTTTAGGTGGTGGGAGAGGAgccgagagggagggaggtggagcaggCTGAGCCCTGGCTCTGGTGTGAGTGACCAGCAGGCCTGCTCTCCCGAGGGGCCGCCTGGGTGGGCAGGAGCTCCCTCGCCGAAGGCCCCTGCACACGGccaggcctctgcctccctctgcgcCTCAGGCACCGTCCACCAGAGCGGGGCTGGGGCACAGGGAGGCTCCGCTGCGGGGGGTCGGCAgccttgggggtgggtgggtgcaggggcctGCTTCCGCTCGGATGGGCATCGCCTACTCacctgcggagggagggagggcggggggcgtgaGTGATGGGGCTGTGCATGCTCAGGCACACGCAGACATGCGTGTGCCACGTGTCCTGGGTCTCACGGAAGTCCAGCCCCACACGGCCCTCCAGGGTGTCCTGGGGACAACGGGGGGCCGGCAGCTGGTGGAGTCCTCTGAGACCCTggctcccccactccccgcccagcccacaggccagggGCGGGCCTTGCACCTACGGGAACTGAACGTGCGTGGGGCGACCAAGGTTCCTGCGCCAGAACGGGAGGCCTCCCAGCGCCAGGATGCAGAGCAGCAGCACGGGGACCAGGATGAGGGCCACGTGCAGCCGCCCCGGGGGCGGGTCCTGGGCCGAGTGCAGGTCCTGGGCCGGGCGGGGGTCCTGGGCCGGGCGAGGGTCCTGAGTCCCTATGGCAGCAGGAATCAGGGGGTGCCCGTGGCCTCCTGGGACACACCCATGGGGACAGCACCCGGCCAGAAGCCCAGGGACAGACAGTGTGCAGGGAACGGGGTGCGCAGGCGCCCGTGGGGGGCCGGGCTCCCCCACTGCAGCTCCGGAGAAGGATACCTACCCCAGGGGGGCGTGGAGGGCTGCTCGGGAGGCTCTGCAGGGAGATAAGGGTGGTCAGGGGGCCCCCGGGGGCCGGCCTGAGGCAGCCCCACCTCCCACTGGCCCAGGTGCCAGGAGCCCTGGGTTCAGGAGTCCCACCAGGGCccgtggggcaggggctgtggagaCTTCAGTGCCGAGCAAAGGAAGAGGGGCGGGGCGGCGAGGGGGACTTAGGGGGCGAGGGGGCAGTGCTCCTGGGCGGACAGGACCGGGGAGGGTGTCCGAGCACAAGGGTGGCCCCGGGAACCGAGGGGGCTGGTGTTCCAGGAGGTCACAGCGGGCACAGAGCTCAGGGAGAGGCGAGGCGGTTGGGGTGGTCTCAGCTGATTGGTTCCATTTTCTCAGTGAACCAAAGTGGGCGGGTCTTAAGGGAGCAAGGGGACAGGCGGGTGGTCGGAGAGGAGGCCCCGGCGCCAGGCGGACAGTGTCCGGGGGGCACTGGACATGGAGAGAAGTCGCAGCGACTGCGGGGACGCAGGGGAGGCCTCCCCAGGTCTGGGGGGAGttgaggccccgcccctcacctgaAACGTTCAGGGTCGTGCATAACTGCTCGGTCTGGCCCCCCACGAGGGTCCACTGGTACTCCCCCGCCTGGCTGGCCCGGGCTTCCTCCGTCACCATCCTCGCCGAGGGCCCCTCGACACAGAGCCGCCACCCGTCCCAGGAGGAGCACCCCGGGGCCGCCTGGGTGAAGACGAGCCGGCAGTCCCCCCGGCGCTGGCAGTCCCCCCGGCCGGGGGCCCGCAGGCAGACGCTGACGTGGAGGAAGGGGTTGGAGATGTTGCAGGTCATCTCGGCGGGCGCCCCCCTGGTCACCGACACCACGCCCTCCGTGCAGACAGGGTCGTCCCAGGCTGTGGGGGGGACATTCACACGTGGCCACGGCTGGGCCTCAGCACGTtcacccacagccctccctggggCCACGGTCAGTCCCTGGGCCTGCGCTGGCCTGGGCGTGCCCCTTCCCCCactgccgccccccgcccccgccccccctccgagagagagagagagagagagagagagagagggagagggagagagagagagaggaagagagagagagggagagagagaggagggagagagagggagggagagggagagagagggggagggagaaagagagagagagagagagagagagagaggaagagagagagagagagagagagagagagggagagagagagagagggagagggagggagggagagagagggagggagagggagagagagggaggcggggggggggggggatcggaCTCACCTCCTGCCCCAGCGCCCTGGGAGATGAGCGTGAGCAGGAGGGCCCAGAGCAGCATTGTGGGGACGGGGCGGGGTGCTGAGGTCTAAGTGGCCAGCAGGATCCGAGGCCTCATTGGTTCTCCCTGGAGGAAGGGAAGCCCATGGGTCACAGGGCTGCAGGGGCCGGGGCAGGCGGGCCAGGCTCCTGACCATGGTGCCGAGGCCAGCAcctacccctgcccccagctgtccCCCTCTCCGGCGCCTCTGGCTGTCAGAGAAGCGCCCCTGGGAGGGTACCTGCTTCATCCTGGGGTTCACCCTTTTGGTTCAAGAATAAAACTCGCAAAGTGCCTGGGGGGCGGGCGATGGGGACGCTCAGCCTCAGAGGGGCCCTGGCCTGGCAGCACCCTGCCCACCGTGGACGCCCGGCCCATCCCACTCCCGCGTCCCAGCGCTGGGCGCCAGGGACATTGGGCTCACTTGCCGGATTTGCTTGTAGGGACCGGAAGCTTCTTCCTGAGGAGCTCGCAGCTGTGGCAGCGCCGACTCCAGTTCCTGTGGAACAAGGGGCCCATGTGGCCACGGGGAAGGTGACAGTCACCCCAAGTGCTAAGAACTCTTgaaagccaggccagtgtggctccgtggctgagcgccgacctatgaaccaggaggtcagggttccattcctggtcagggcacaggtcccgGTTTCGGggtcactccctctcccttcctctctgaaaacaatactaatatgtttttcaaataaataaagtgcTTTAAAATGGCTTGTCAGTCCATTTGTTGACCCTTTGATAAAAAGCAGCCTTTTGGGGGTCAGGCAGGGCAGAGGGGTCGTAGACCGTCAGAGGGCTCCCTGAgccgctcccccccgccccaccccccaccccccaccccccctattCCCTCAGGAGCGTCTCAAGTTAGCGTGTTAGCGTCCGTGTTGCCACAGGGCGTGAGCCGCACGGACACGTTATCACGGACTAAAGTCCACTGAGGGGCCAGGGGTCAGTCCTGGGCTGCACGCCGTCCAGCACTGCGGCCTCCCGCCCGGGTCTCTGCCCTGACACCCCCGTGcgcagtgctggccccgccccagccctggcagACGCCCATCTTCTCACGGCCTCAGAGTTTCCCATTTCCCAGAAGTGTCGGCTGGGGCACTTGGGTTTTGCGCGGATTGTTGGTTTCGTAAGGTGCtgacttgagagagaggaaggggggagacaCTTGTTTCTGCTCCTTCACTGGCtggttcttttcttcttcttccttttctctgggAAAGGGAACGAGGAAGGAAAGGCCCGCGGCTCCCAGAGGGAGAGCGcccattggctgattcttgtatgtgccctgaccagggatcgaacccacaaccgtgGCAGATCTGGACGAtgcgctaaccaactgagctacccagccagggcagtcaCTGTTCTCACAGCGGGAAGGTCTGACCGGGAACGGGACGCTGCGAGGCCCACGGGCCCACGGGCCTTGCTGTCCTGGCCGTCTTACCTGCACCCCTGGCCGGAGCCCTGGCACCAGCTGAGGGAAGACCCTGCCCGTGCCCacagggagccaggcagccctcaggccccgcctcctTCTGCTCAAGAACAGGCTGTGGGGCCTCTGAGGCCCTGAGCCCCTGcaggacgcccccccccccttcggGGAAGCCCTGGCCTCGGGGCACGGCTCCTGTGCCTCAGACATTGAGGGCTCCTCGGCCCTGACACCTCCGGGGACCTCGGCAGAGCCTTTGGCCCCACACTCGCCGGGGAGTCGGACGTGGGTCCCGCTGACCCAGACCCCGGGGGCGGAGGAGGCGGGCCACACTGACCCTTTGCTGAGGTACAGACACGCTCCCCAGGGCCCGCCCACTCCAGCCCcaaagaggagggggaggcagaccTGAGCCTGGGAGGGTCCTCAGGGAACCAAAGCTAGAGGAGCCCTCGGCCACCCACAGGCTGGTGCGAGTGAGTGCCTGGCACACCCGCCGCGAGCCCAGCGGCACGGAGGcagccagggcctctgcccagACGTGCGCTCCTCCCGGTGACGTGGGGACCAGCAGGAGGCGGGCGCCCCCCTGGCAGGCGAGGCCAGGTCTTCGGAGTCAGGGAGGAGACTGCCCTCGGGACCTTCCTCCTCACACCTTCTCCTGACGTGTCCTGCTCATCCTTCTGATAAACCCCGCATTCCACGCTCCAGGCCACCTTTCTGAAATGCTGGCTGAGTCAGTGGACAGATGGGCCGTCTCTCaagcccaggcctgggagctCCAGCGGGGTCAGGGACTCTGTCGGCTGAGCCACCTCTTCCATGCAGCCTCCCATGATCGCTCTGCAGCCCCGACCCCACCCACGCCCACTCGGGCACCCAGCACAGGGGGCGGGCCACCTCAGCTGAGCTGGGCAGGTCAAAGGTCAGCCTTAACGTCCCTGGACCAAGCACCACGATGAGGTGAGTGACCTGGCGGGGTTGTGTCTGCGTGTCACAGGCTGACCGCACAGGTGGACTTCGGCAGGGAGAGTGTGTTGACAAGTGAAAGGAAAGCGAAAGAGAGGCAGCCAGGCCTCTGTCACAAACAGAAGAGGGagccgggccagtgtggctcaggggatagagctcggcctgcggactgaagggtccccggttcaattccagtcaagggcacaggcccaggttgcgggcttgatccccagtgggggcgagcaggaggcagccgaacaatgattctctctcatcactgatgtttccatctctccccctctcccttcctctctgacatcaataaagacatattttaaaaaagaatcagagaGTGAACTCCAGAGGCCCCGGGGGTGGGGCCTCGCTGCCCGGCCTGGCCACCTTTGCTGTCGGGCGTTCTCTCTGCCGCCGCCTCCaggccccacctgcctccctggtctccccccccgcccccccccccggtcgGTTTTCACGACACCTCAGACCCTGAGTCCTAGAACTGTTTGACGTGGACTCAGCCTTAAACACCGTTATCTACTTGagcctctccctggcagacacGCCTGTGGCCACGGGACGTGCTGTGTGTGCACGGCCCCTCCCGCCGCCTGGTGTTCCCGTGGATGTGACCTCGGGAAAGATGGCCCGGCCGGCTCCGCTGTGTCCTGGGAGGCGAGTCTGAGGCGGGGTGTCCCCCGGGGAGGTGTCTGCCCGCTGAGGCGGGGCTCCCGGGGGGCAGGCCTGGTCAGGTGCAGGCCGCTCTGAACCTGCCCGAGGCCCTGCCCGTCCCCGGAAGCCCCGCATGACGGCAGAGTCTGGGTAAAGAGAATCCTGACACACCTTTGCCCCTAAACCGAAACCACCGCAGGCAGGCGCCACAGCCTGCCCAGCCCCCGTCACGCTGGTGGCATGGAGAGCCGGCTCTGCATCTTGGCCAGCGCCTGGCATTCGGCCCAAACCACTGTGCCACCCAGGTGTGTCCCTACCGGCCGCACACGGACAGCCTGAGACCCACCAGGCCTCCCGGAGCCGGCggcaggggcgggcggggcggctgAGGTGGGCTACCAGTCTGCGCCTGTCCCAGCGGCCCCTCGCAGTGACTCCCACCCCAGGGACCCGCACCGCGAGGGAGGGTGTCCCCCTGGGAGCAGGTGAGCCCGGAGGATGGGAGCAGGGACTAGACTGGACCTGCGCTAAccacccgccgcccccccccccccccccgcattgaaGGCGGCTGGGGCACCTCCTTCGGCTGAGACCAGCTGCTAGAGCGCCTGCGGCCCTGGCGGGaaggggccaggggaggagggggctggggcgcCAGCCTGCGAGGGGGACTTCCCGCCCCGACGGGATTTATCAGGAAGAACTGTCGGCGCAGCGCGCAGCCCCTCTGAATGTCCCTCTGTGGTGTGAGCATGTTCCGGGCGGTATCTGGGAGAGGGACCCAGCTGGGGAGGCAGGTCCCCGTCTGGGCCAGGCTAACCAACTCCCCACAGCCTTTGCCGGACTGTCCCCGCTGCCTGGCTGCCCCGTCCCCCATCCTAGTTCCTGTGCTGGAAGCacatccctcccccccgccccccgccccccgcacagtCCCCGAGACAGGAGGGCTCCCCACCCAGCCGCGTGGAAGGCAGTTTTCATTCTTCAGGGCACCACCCGTGGGGCCGAACTCACAGACACGAAAGGGGCGGTGCGCCCCACGCACCCCTTGGTCAGGGCGGTGCCGGGCTCACTGCTGCTTGACCGACGTTTGTGAGCGTAGGTGCTGTGTGCGCGGGAGCGGGAGTCCACGCGTGTGTGCGCCCCCAGGAGTGCCCGTGCCCGTGCGCCAGTGTGGGTGCAGGTGTGTGCCCGAGTGCGCGCCCCGACCCGCTGGACGTGGGCGGGGCGCAGGGCACatctctgcccaccccaccccctcgcccTCCAGAGCCGGGCCCAGCGCCCCGCAGCTCCGTCCTCTCCCCTCGGGGCGGGCACCCTGCGCCCCGGCGGACGGACAGGTCTGGCACTGGGAGCCCCGTCTCGGCGGCAAGAGGGGAGTCCCGCGCGCGCGCTCTTCGGCGATCCGGAGTCCAGGGAGCCCCTCCAAACTCGGAGCCTCGTCCCGTCCTCCGAGCCCCCCTCCCGCCCGAGCGCCCCTCACCTGCTCCCGGCGGCCAGCACCTCCTCGAAGTGCGGCAGCCGCTGGTCTGCGCGCGGAGCCGGGACCGAGAGGAAAACGGGAGGCTCCAGGGCGGAGCCGCGCGGTGGAGGCGGAGGCCGCGGGGGTGAGGCCCCAGGGGCGCGGGAGGCGCCACCCCAAGTCCCAGATGCAAGGAACCGCGGTTATGGGAAGTCACTTGAGTTGTGGGAACGGGCCACGGGGAAGGAAGAAGCATGGCTTTCTTGGCAGCGAGTCCCTCCCTCCGTCTGTGTCTCCGCGCTTTGCGCTTTGGGTGGAAGTTCCGGGAACAGCAGGCGCCTCCAGGAGAGCAGCCTTGCTGGGCGCTGGGCGGGCCGCCCCAGGGACGGGCCCCAGGCTCCCCGGTGCGTGGCGTGCAGGCTGAGGATTGTGGGAAATGCGGCTGGGTCCCCCTGCGGGTGCCCAGGGGCCTGCGGGTGGGAGTCAGGTGCTCCCTGAACAGGGGGGTCCCCCCGGGGCGCCAGGGAGGCTGTgcaggctcaggccctggagaCTCCTGTGCGGGGCATTCCGGGAGGGAGACCTCTGCGCTCCTGGTGGGTTTGTTGTCGTGAAGTTAATCCTCACGGAGGACATTCCCCCCATTGCttctcagagagagtgggaggggagaatGGATCGGTCCCAGTTGGATGGAAGAGGACAAAGTCCCCCAGGATGTCCCGAAGGGTTAGCCTTGGGCAGATGGAAGGAGCGGGTCCTCACAGGACCACCCACAGCACCTGTGCAGGGTGAAgcgcagcccctgcccacccagagGGCACAGAGGCACTGGAGAGGGGCCCACACGTGACGACCCAGCCGGGACCAGGACGCCACCCAGGTCCTCTCTCAGGCCCAACCGGGGGCTTGTCCCTGAGGCCACCGCCCAAGTCAGCCCGCCCTTCCCTCCAGTCCAGCCCGCCGAGGCCCCCGCTCAGCTCCGCTCGGGCAGGTCCCTGGGGCCGTCCAGGCAGGAGGTCAGTCTTTGTCCCTCACAACAGGTGCTGTGGTTGGAGGACGTGGTAAAGCAGTTAATCTGAAGAGGACGGCTCGCTCTGCAGCCGCACAAACCACGGGCCTGGAGACAGTGAGCCAGCCGGTGCCTCTCGGCTCATCTCACTCCCTCGTGGACGTGGACGGTCCTTCTGTAACGTAGCAGGACTTTCCTGTGCAGACACGCACACGCACCCATCGCGGGTGGCTTTCCTGGGTCTACGGGCGACGGGCTGTCATCCTGGTGGGCGAGCCTCCTCTGTCCTGTGCCTGCTTCTCTGGGCATCTCAAGGTTTGTCCGGAGCCACAGTCGTGCCACACGACGTGTGGTTTCCTTTTCCTGAGGTGCTGGGATTTCCAAGATTTCCCTTACGGCTGACTTCCTGTTTCACCAAACCCGTACTCAGCAGCTTGTTCTCGATATCGCAGGAAGGCCTGATGGGTACCTTTCCGTTACCCTCCTCTCGCTCCTGTCTTCACCCTCCGCGTCCCCCCTTCACTGGCAGCAGGCCTGTGCCTGACGGTCCTGCACCCCATCAATTGTTGCACCCATCCTGTCCTCTGATGGCTGAAGTGAGTTCTGGGGTCCCGTCAGGGTCAGTGAGGGGTGCTGATCTCGCACACTCGAGGCTGGATtggaaacatattttattgatttttagagaaagaggaagggagagggatagagagaaagaaacatcaatgaaagagaaacatcattgatcagctgcctcctgcatgccccctactgaggattgagcctgcaactcgggcatgtgccctgaccaggaatcgaatcagtgacctcttg
Protein-coding sequences here:
- the SECTM1 gene encoding secreted and transmembrane protein 1; amino-acid sequence: MLLWALLLTLISQGAGAGAWDDPVCTEGVVSVTRGAPAEMTCNISNPFLHVSVCLRAPGRGDCQRRGDCRLVFTQAAPGCSSWDGWRLCVEGPSARMVTEEARASQAGEYQWTLVGGQTEQLCTTLNVSEPPEQPSTPPWGTQDPRPAQDPRPAQDLHSAQDPPPGRLHVALILVPVLLLCILALGGLPFWRRNLGRPTHVQFP